From Vigna radiata var. radiata cultivar VC1973A unplaced genomic scaffold, Vradiata_ver6 scaffold_83, whole genome shotgun sequence:
cccTTCTGTCgattttgtttatattgtaTCAAATTATAATCTAAACATGTAATTTTGTTAGTGTATAAAATTAggataaagtttaaaaatattatgttaattttaatattataagctacttaaagaattaaaacattcaataatgtaaaaaagtatatgatcaattttcaagaaatttagttaattttattaaacgTTTTAAATCCAATCACCTTAACGGTTTTTAGATAAACTTTGGACAATATAAATTGTTTCccctaaattttaaaaaatggaaatagTAAGTCAAAACATAAGATTATTGCACGAAAATTTGTActagaggaaaataaaaaaacttactgCTAAAAAATAATGTATGCTGCGCCAGAGCAAGTGATTGACCATGACCATGTCATATTATTTTGTTGCGATGGGATGAAAAGCACTTGCTACTGGCataaatatggaaaaaaaacaagataaaaagtATCTTGCGCTTGTAACACATGAAGAATACGTTACAACGTATCAAGTGACTCAATTTTCCCAGTCTTTTCTAGTTTTGGACACCGGAGAGAGATGGGNAGGTGAGGATAATCATCAACCAAAACAAGCAATCAAAattcagatgaagaaaaagaaaagttggaTCAATTTTTTGGaactaaattaatttgattgaagaataattttgcTTAACTACATGCCATGTAGCACTCAGGGTGTTATTTCTATAACACTTTCTCTACAAAAATTCTTCAGCTGTATTTAGGTAATCTAATATTTCAGACTTAACTTCCTGCGACAGTGGAGCTGATGGCCCTGCCTTCGAGTAAAAGTTTGCCAAAGATCTTATTACTTTCTCCAAAATAACATATGATTCCTGCAAGGCATCCAAAATATGATCATAAAAGGATAATCTGCAACAAAATTTCCTCATATTAGTAGTAAAGGCATTGAATTTTCACCGCATAAAGAGTTTCAAGTAGAAATTCATACTTCTTGCACAACAGTCTGATTTCCCCTCCAACTGCCCAAATATTCTCTAATTGACTCCTTTGCGGAATCAGCAGTCCTTCTAAATTTGGCAATGTCATCACTGGTTTCATTTAAAGATTCACGCAGTGTTTTCACTACTTCTCTTGCTGACTTTAAGTAAGCCTTAGGCAACACCTTTCCAGACTTTGTTTTCTCATTAGGATCAAATAATGATTTAATAGCCCCAATAACccctttatcttcttcttctttgtcacCAGAATTCTCTTCAGCCCATACCACTGATGGTGACAAACCACAAGCCAAGGTAGCCAATGAAGGGCCAACACTGACTAAAAGATGCCTGCGACTTGATGAAGCTTCCAGAAGAGGCAGTGCAGACCTGGATTGCAGTTTATCTGTTATGTTGCAGAAGTTGTCAATAAATGAAGGACCTACTTACTCAGGATATCATGTTGTTCCTCACAGATTATGTATAATATTCTTACTGATTgtactttctttttccttcatcAGAATAAGTCATTATTTCTATAAAATCAATCAGAAAATAGCAATCCAAAAGAATTATGTCCTTTCACATGACAAATAGTGAAATGGGAACCTAAACGAAGAAGAATAATACAGAAACagcaaacataaaaaatactaaGCTATGATTGGAAACATGTTCACCCAGAACAAATCAGGTCAAGATGGTTATATGATACAAAAGCTACAACTGGGAGCTTTCATCCAAACGTAAGAAACCACATAAGGTGTCGCCAACATGCCCTAAAAAGGCATGTTGAAATTTTAGGACATACCTTCGCTAGCAAGTCTTTTGATCCCTTCAACCGTCTTGGAATTTGTGATGGAACACATATTTGTTGCAAGGATAATTGCCATCCTCCTTTTGCAAAATTCCACAATACAGAGCTACATTCACTAAATACACAAGGTAGCAACAATTTCACCATCAATCCACCCAGGTAAACATAAATTTTGTCTAGCATGAATAGATTGTTCTTCATTGAACTGACACTTGTACACAAGATCTCACAAACACACACCGATGTATAACCAAGGTTAtcaaactcgagagtttacgtaaactcgtgagagtccAGTAAATTCGACTCGTAAACTCTTAagtacatgaaaaaaattaaaacatcttaattcaaataagataaaaaaattatataaattgaaatacataaatattgtttgcaaaaatataatatacaacataaattgaaataaaataagataagataaGGGCAGAGAGACAtctaatcaaaattttaatta
This genomic window contains:
- the LOC106754005 gene encoding photosystem II D1 precursor processing protein PSB27-H2, chloroplastic isoform X2, coding for MAIILATNMCSITNSKTVEGIKRLASEDKLQSRSALPLLEASSSRRHLLVSVGPSLATLACGLSPSVVWAEENSGDKEEEDKGVIGAIKSLFDPNEKTKSGKVLPKAYLKSAREVVKTLRESLNETSDDIAKFRRTADSAKESIREYLGSWRGNQTVVQEIILL
- the LOC106754005 gene encoding photosystem II D1 precursor processing protein PSB27-H2, chloroplastic isoform X1 → MAIILATNMCSITNSKTVEGIKRLASEDKLQSRSALPLLEASSSRRHLLVSVGPSLATLACGLSPSVVWAEENSGDKEEEDKGVIGAIKSLFDPNEKTKSGKVLPKAYLKSAREVVKTLRESLNETSDDIAKFRRTADSAKESIREYLGSWRGNQTVVQEESYVILEKVIRSLANFYSKAGPSAPLSQEVKSEILDYLNTAEEFL